The sequence CTTTTACAGAAACACCTGACAGGGTAGAATCCGTCCATGGCGCCGCAGCCAGACCAGCGCTGGCACGCACAGCGTTGACCGCTTGACGCAGTTCTGTGATATGTTGAGCTTTAATCATTGTGACTCCGGCTACAAGGGGATTATCGGTAAAAATGATCGTTGTAGCGTAATCGATATTACTGTAACCCGACTTATTCCCCGCAGCATCCACGGCACGAATCCGGTAAAGATAGGTAATGCCACCTGAAACTGTGGTGTCAGTAAAAGAAGTGGTCGTGGCATTGCCAATTACATTATATTTTCCATTATTAAAACATCTTTCTACCTCATAATGATCTATTCCCACATTATCGGTTGAAGGTGTCCAGCTTAGACTGATTTGAGTGGTATTTACCGTATTTGCAATTAAAG comes from Nitrospirota bacterium and encodes:
- a CDS encoding fibronectin type III domain-containing protein produces the protein MSSDGSVQCWGNNGYGQLGNGTNTDSTSPVGISLDTSSPTSPTALIANTVNTTQISLSWTPSTDNVGIDHYEVERCFNNGKYNVIGNATTTSFTDTTVSGGITYLYRIRAVDAAGNKSGYSNIDYATTIIFTDNPLVAGVTMIKAQHITELRQAVNAVRASAGLAAAPWTDSTLSGVSVKAVHLQELRSNLNPALTTFGFSSPSYTDPSLTAGITVIRKVHIDELRSGVK